GTCCCCGAGTCCGGGGACGATGTAGGCGATCTCGTTGAGGCCTTCGTCGATGGTCGCGGTGACGAGCCTCATGTCCGGGGCGACCTTTTCGATCGCCTCGATCCCCTGCGGCGCGCACACCACACACACCGCGGTGATGTCGACGGCGTTGCGTTCCTTCAACAGGTCGATGGTGTAAGCCATCGACCCGCCGGTCGCCAGCATCGGGTCGAGCACGAACACCGACCTCTTGCTCAGATCGTCGGGCAGCGACGCCAAGTACGGCGTCGGGTGATGCGTCGTCTCGTCGCGCGCCATCCCGACGAAACCCACCTGCGCCTCGGGGATCAGGGCGTGCGCCTGGTCGACCATCCCGAGCCCGGCCCGTAGCACCGGCACCAGCAGGGGCGGATTCGCAAGCCGTGAACCGGTGGTGTCGGTGACCGGGGTACGCACCGCGATCTGCTCGGACGCCGCGTCCCGGGTGGCCTCGTACACCAGCATCAGGGTGAGGTCGCGTAGCGCCGCACGGAACCCCGCATTGTCGGTTCGCTCATCTCGCAGGGTGGTCAGCCGTGCGGCGGCCAGGGGGTGGTCGACGACGCGTACATCCATGCGCTGACCTTAACGGTCGGTGGCGCTGCCGTGCAGGTGGATCCGGTGACGGCGCCACGCACTACGGACTACGGGTTTTCAAGGGTCCGCAAGGGGGCACTGCCGAACCAGTCTGAGGTGGCGTCCGCTCTTGTTCCCGAACTTGGAGATCTGATCATGACGAAAGTCGCCGCCGCCCCGTCGACCGGTACCGCGCCCGTGGCCGTCCGATGACCCTGAGCGTCGACGCGGAGGACCTCGACGTCGAGTCCGACGCGCAACTGACGGCCCGGTTCGTCCGGGAGGCCATGCCGTTCCACACCATTCTGTTGCGCACCGCACGACGACTGACGCACAGCCATGCCGACGCCGAGGACCTGGTCCAGGACACGCTGATGAACGCCTACACCGGTTTCCGGCGGTTCGAGCCGGGCACCAATCTGCGGGCCTGGCTGTTTCGCATCCTGCACAACCGGTGGATCAGCACGCACCGGATGAAGCAGCGCCGTCCCGATACATTCGCTGTCGCCGAGAT
Above is a window of Mycolicibacterium boenickei DNA encoding:
- the upp gene encoding uracil phosphoribosyltransferase; translated protein: MDVRVVDHPLAAARLTTLRDERTDNAGFRAALRDLTLMLVYEATRDAASEQIAVRTPVTDTTGSRLANPPLLVPVLRAGLGMVDQAHALIPEAQVGFVGMARDETTHHPTPYLASLPDDLSKRSVFVLDPMLATGGSMAYTIDLLKERNAVDITAVCVVCAPQGIEAIEKVAPDMRLVTATIDEGLNEIAYIVPGLGDAGDRQFGPR